In the genome of Helicobacter kayseriensis, one region contains:
- a CDS encoding ABC transporter permease: MVEAFKNDLLSLAKSPFSLFVLCVPMPLIALLLFFTLGNGILQKMPIGILDLDQSSTSSQIIFSLQASPALKVQKFYTSLEDAKSDLQNASIFALIVLPHQLQSNAKKGIPTEIPLYYNAQFLLVAKTLQSKILQIIQTENVKLKLAKNLVENKVFIGALSKSMPITQQITALYNPDSSYAQFLLTAILPCSLAILICASLLCSLLRDPYTSLQAHTKPTEVLKILGVKLFNITVFYLCWWWAMMWFFESIMHLPMRGNWGIMTLGGLLLILAYQSITLFIFALAKDSTRAISIISVYSAPSFAFAGITFPTNSMDSFARFWSDLLPVSHYLELYIQQANYGGRIDLALSLCSLMLPFLLFGLIGCVIYVLRNQK, from the coding sequence ATGGTAGAAGCATTCAAAAACGATTTGCTTTCTTTGGCAAAAAGCCCCTTTTCGCTTTTTGTCCTATGTGTTCCAATGCCCCTAATTGCCCTTTTACTTTTCTTTACTCTAGGAAATGGAATCTTGCAAAAGATGCCTATTGGGATCTTAGATCTTGATCAATCCAGCACTTCAAGCCAAATCATTTTTTCCCTTCAAGCTTCACCCGCCCTAAAAGTACAAAAATTCTACACAAGCTTAGAAGATGCCAAAAGCGATCTTCAAAATGCATCTATTTTTGCTCTCATTGTCTTGCCTCACCAACTCCAAAGCAATGCAAAAAAAGGCATTCCCACAGAGATCCCCCTCTATTACAACGCACAATTTTTACTTGTGGCCAAAACCTTACAATCTAAGATTCTCCAAATCATTCAAACTGAAAATGTCAAACTTAAACTTGCAAAAAACTTAGTAGAGAACAAAGTCTTTATCGGTGCACTATCCAAATCTATGCCAATCACACAACAAATCACCGCACTTTACAACCCAGATAGTAGCTATGCACAATTTTTACTGACTGCAATCCTTCCTTGTTCGCTTGCGATTTTAATCTGCGCTTCACTTCTTTGCTCTCTCCTAAGAGATCCCTACACCTCTCTTCAAGCCCATACAAAGCCCACAGAAGTGCTTAAGATCTTAGGCGTTAAACTCTTTAATATCACAGTGTTTTATCTGTGTTGGTGGTGGGCGATGATGTGGTTTTTTGAATCCATTATGCATCTGCCGATGCGAGGAAATTGGGGGATTATGACTTTGGGAGGACTGCTTTTAATCCTTGCTTACCAGTCAATTACATTATTTATTTTTGCACTTGCCAAAGATTCCACGCGCGCCATTAGTATCATCAGCGTTTATTCTGCCCCAAGTTTTGCATTTGCAGGTATCACCTTTCCAACCAATAGCATGGATTCTTTTGCAAGATTTTGGAGTGATCTCTTGCCTGTAAGCCATTATCTAGAGCTTTATATCCAACAAGCCAATTATGGAGGGAGAATTGATTTGGCCCTTTCTTTATGCTCTTTGATGCTTCCCTTTCTTCTTTTTGGGTTGATCGGCTGTGTCATTTATGTCTTAAGGAATCAAAAATGA
- a CDS encoding HlyD family secretion protein: MKKIIPFIILGIGIFGLGLWLIQSFQKAYQPQPQILQGQISAREYNVSSKLAGRISEVYVQKGQIVKKGDLIYTIHSPELEAKLQQAQAGYEAAKALSAETQKGAREQQIISAKDMWLGAKTMRNLAEKTYMRVENLYKSGVVSLQKRDEAYANFEGAKLKENTAYQQYQLALEGASKETKKAVEEKEKAAAGTVAEVEAYAKDSQVLAPADGEVSNVLLHEGELAPSGFPVVLLADMNEAYLRLNITEDELKNYPKGKVFQAYIPALDVNASFEVTFVSVMGDFATWKSTTSNKGYDIRTFEINAKPTQPIPNLRIGMSVIIHQNNSSQKQVSSW; this comes from the coding sequence ATGAAAAAAATAATTCCTTTTATCATCCTAGGTATCGGAATCTTTGGACTAGGTTTATGGCTAATTCAAAGCTTTCAAAAAGCTTATCAGCCCCAACCACAGATTCTCCAAGGACAGATTTCTGCACGCGAATACAATGTATCTTCAAAGCTTGCAGGTCGCATCTCAGAGGTTTATGTCCAAAAAGGACAGATTGTCAAAAAAGGTGATTTGATCTACACAATCCATTCTCCAGAACTTGAGGCCAAATTACAACAAGCCCAAGCAGGATATGAAGCAGCAAAAGCCTTGAGTGCAGAAACTCAAAAAGGAGCAAGAGAACAGCAAATCATCTCCGCCAAAGATATGTGGCTAGGTGCAAAAACAATGCGCAATCTTGCCGAAAAAACCTATATGCGAGTAGAAAATCTCTATAAAAGCGGTGTTGTAAGTTTGCAAAAACGCGATGAAGCTTATGCCAATTTTGAGGGAGCAAAACTCAAAGAAAACACCGCATATCAACAATATCAACTTGCGCTTGAAGGGGCAAGCAAGGAAACCAAAAAAGCTGTCGAAGAAAAGGAAAAGGCTGCTGCGGGAACTGTTGCAGAAGTTGAGGCTTATGCCAAAGACTCTCAAGTCTTAGCTCCAGCAGATGGAGAGGTAAGCAATGTTTTGCTCCACGAGGGAGAGCTTGCTCCTAGCGGATTCCCTGTTGTTCTTTTGGCTGATATGAATGAAGCATATTTGCGCCTCAATATCACCGAAGATGAGCTCAAAAACTACCCCAAAGGCAAAGTTTTTCAAGCTTATATTCCTGCCCTTGATGTAAATGCAAGTTTTGAGGTGACTTTCGTCTCTGTAATGGGAGATTTTGCAACGTGGAAGAGCACAACAAGCAACAAAGGATATGATATCCGCACATTTGAAATCAATGCCAAGCCCACACAACCCATTCCTAATTTGCGCATTGGTATGAGTGTTATTATCCATCAAAATAACTCATCTCAAAAGCAAGTCTCTTCATGGTAG
- a CDS encoding TolC family protein: MIKKIIYFAGFFSSVFANSLDFYQAWSIVEANNHAIKAEQIAMQKTEKLKQANIMLYLPRIELTAGYAYLGSPVQLDLKSGLEALNSSLPYPLPPIPQITDRLTPLDLSNQHIMTASLKIIYPLYTGGATYAANRLGKLAFEDTQEALKLKKLSTFEQLANVYYGVLLNQEILKTLQDVEKGHKLHLENAQKLQKAGQIAKIETLSAQVAYDRAKNDTLKAQDSLEVSKLALQNLLSDFDQHYTLSSKLVISKHAKELILDPILKTTLDSYPALKSVDIKSKQAQELTKLERSKFLPTIALFGNYSYHDHNSILGKSLPSWFVGIGAKMTLLDNTGSYQKYQAGKVAQFEISERKKQAIKDISLLVEKTYKEAIQAKKLYFTLDSSIALAEENLKLQEKAFAQGMATSSQVIDARNLLSKAQIEQKSIAYKYILSVAKLMALSNSIYDFKLYQ; this comes from the coding sequence ATGATTAAAAAAATCATCTATTTTGCAGGCTTCTTTTCAAGTGTTTTTGCCAACTCTCTTGACTTTTATCAAGCATGGTCGATTGTGGAGGCTAATAATCACGCGATCAAAGCCGAACAAATTGCTATGCAAAAAACAGAAAAACTTAAACAAGCAAATATTATGCTGTATTTGCCCAGAATCGAGCTAACTGCAGGATATGCCTACCTTGGAAGCCCAGTTCAACTTGATCTCAAAAGTGGGCTAGAAGCACTCAACTCTTCTCTTCCTTATCCCCTCCCTCCAATCCCCCAAATCACAGATCGTCTAACCCCGCTTGATCTAAGCAATCAGCACATTATGACAGCTTCACTTAAAATCATCTATCCTCTCTATACAGGAGGAGCGACTTATGCTGCCAATCGTTTAGGGAAATTGGCATTTGAAGACACACAAGAGGCACTTAAACTCAAAAAACTTTCCACATTTGAACAGTTAGCCAATGTGTATTATGGGGTTTTACTCAATCAAGAGATTCTCAAAACACTTCAAGATGTAGAAAAAGGACATAAACTCCACTTAGAAAATGCACAAAAGCTTCAAAAAGCAGGGCAGATTGCCAAAATTGAAACTCTCTCAGCTCAAGTTGCCTATGATCGCGCAAAAAACGACACCCTCAAAGCTCAAGATTCTCTAGAAGTGTCTAAACTTGCCTTGCAAAACCTTCTTTCTGATTTTGACCAGCACTACACACTAAGCTCAAAACTCGTGATTAGTAAACATGCCAAAGAGCTTATCCTTGATCCTATTTTAAAAACAACTCTTGATTCTTATCCTGCACTCAAATCTGTTGATATCAAATCCAAACAAGCTCAAGAACTAACAAAACTAGAACGCTCAAAATTTCTTCCCACCATTGCTCTTTTTGGAAACTATAGCTACCACGATCACAATTCAATTCTTGGAAAATCTCTCCCAAGTTGGTTTGTCGGAATTGGAGCAAAAATGACGCTTCTTGACAATACAGGCTCTTATCAAAAGTATCAAGCAGGGAAAGTCGCTCAGTTTGAAATTTCAGAACGCAAAAAGCAAGCCATCAAAGACATCTCACTGCTTGTTGAGAAAACCTACAAAGAAGCTATCCAAGCAAAAAAACTGTATTTCACTCTAGATTCCTCAATCGCTCTTGCTGAGGAAAATCTTAAACTGCAAGAAAAAGCCTTTGCTCAAGGAATGGCTACAAGCTCACAAGTCATTGATGCACGCAATTTGCTTTCAAAAGCTCAAATCGAACAAAAAAGCATTGCTTATAAATACATCTTATCTGTCGCCAAACTCATGGCTTTGAGCAATTCAATTTATGATTTTAAGCTTTATCAATAA
- a CDS encoding rhodanese-like domain-containing protein gives MSKESLKKFLKSQNHPSKATKVSLEALLPSEYLIIDVRDPKVYSSTPHFPKALNFNHFEEIKQFCLSNQDKKILLVCNGGLEAAKVGTQLVESGLKQIYFLDEYLQIVQEYFPLENI, from the coding sequence ATGAGCAAAGAAAGTCTCAAAAAATTTCTTAAAAGCCAAAATCATCCAAGCAAAGCAACAAAAGTTTCACTTGAAGCGCTCCTCCCCTCTGAATATCTCATTATTGATGTTCGAGATCCTAAAGTGTATTCTTCTACCCCTCATTTCCCTAAAGCTTTAAATTTCAATCATTTTGAAGAAATCAAACAATTTTGCCTTTCAAATCAAGACAAAAAAATTCTCCTTGTATGCAATGGGGGATTAGAAGCAGCAAAGGTTGGAACACAACTTGTAGAATCCGGATTGAAACAGATTTATTTTTTAGATGAATATTTGCAAATTGTCCAAGAATACTTTCCTCTTGAAAACATTTAA
- the gyrA gene encoding DNA gyrase subunit A — protein MAENLLDHSEIVDICIDDSIKESYLDYSMSVIVGRALPDAKDGLKPVHRRILYAMHELGVTSRAAYKKSARIVGDVIGKYHPHGDSAVYEALVRMAQDFSMRLELVDGQGNFGSIDGDNAAAMRYTEARMTQASEEILRDIEKDTVDFVPNYDDTLKEPDVLPSRIPNLLINGSSGIAVGMATSIPPHRIDEIVDALVYMIDRKHCELEDLMEFVKGPDFPTGGIIFGKQGIIEAYRTGRGRIKVRAKVHIETTKNKDVIVIDEIPYQVNKARLVEQISELAKEKVIEGISEVRDESDREGIRVVIELKREAMSEIVLNHLYKSTAMETTFGIILLAINNKEPKIFTLMELLKLFISHRKTIVIRRTIFELEKAKARAHILEGLKIALDHIDEVIKIIRASKDSEEAKSALMERFGLSELQSKAILEMRLQRLTGLERDKIEQEYAELLAQIEYLNSILRSEDKLNEIIKAELLEVKERFSSPRKTELEDDYDAIDVEDLIPNEKVVVTMSHRGYVKRVPLKTYEKQNRGGKGKISGNTHDDDFIESFFVANAHDTIMFVTNRGQLYWLKVYKIPEAGRTAIGKAVVNLIQIQQDEKIMATITTSDFDESKSLVFFTRNGIVKRTNLSEYSNIRSVGVRAINLDEDDELVTAKIITSEIKELFIATYEGMCIRFNIEDVREIGRVARGVTGIRFKDEKDYVVGAVTIGSDEDKLLTVSEKGIGKQTTAASYRLQSRGGKGVIVMKLTPKTGKLVSVVNVNDEKMDLMVLTSSGKMIRVDTQAIREAGRNTSGVKIVNVAGEKVAYASQCPKEEQEEELLDDGEE, from the coding sequence ATGGCTGAGAACCTACTTGATCATAGTGAAATCGTAGATATTTGTATTGATGATTCGATAAAAGAGAGTTATCTTGATTATTCGATGAGTGTGATTGTTGGGCGTGCCTTGCCTGATGCAAAGGATGGGCTTAAGCCTGTTCATCGTCGGATTTTGTATGCAATGCATGAGTTGGGTGTGACTTCGCGTGCTGCTTATAAAAAAAGCGCAAGAATTGTAGGTGATGTGATTGGTAAATACCATCCTCATGGTGATAGTGCTGTATATGAAGCATTGGTGCGTATGGCTCAGGATTTTTCTATGCGACTTGAGCTTGTTGATGGGCAAGGGAACTTTGGATCAATCGATGGGGATAATGCAGCAGCAATGCGTTATACAGAAGCAAGGATGACGCAGGCAAGCGAAGAGATTTTGAGAGATATTGAAAAAGATACAGTGGATTTTGTCCCCAACTATGATGATACGCTTAAAGAGCCTGATGTTCTTCCAAGTCGGATCCCCAATCTATTGATTAATGGATCAAGCGGGATTGCAGTAGGGATGGCGACTTCTATCCCTCCTCATAGGATTGATGAGATTGTGGATGCTTTGGTGTATATGATTGATCGCAAGCATTGTGAGCTGGAAGATTTGATGGAGTTTGTAAAAGGTCCTGATTTTCCAACAGGAGGGATCATCTTTGGAAAACAGGGGATTATTGAGGCCTATCGCACTGGAAGAGGACGCATCAAAGTGCGCGCAAAAGTGCATATTGAAACAACGAAAAATAAAGATGTTATTGTGATTGATGAGATTCCCTATCAAGTCAATAAAGCGCGTCTTGTTGAGCAAATCTCCGAGCTTGCCAAAGAAAAGGTGATTGAGGGAATCTCTGAGGTAAGAGATGAGTCCGATCGAGAGGGGATTCGGGTAGTAATTGAACTCAAAAGAGAGGCAATGAGTGAGATTGTGCTCAATCATTTGTATAAATCCACAGCAATGGAAACAACCTTTGGAATCATCCTTCTTGCGATCAATAATAAAGAGCCCAAAATCTTTACTCTTATGGAGCTTCTTAAGCTCTTTATTTCTCATCGCAAAACCATTGTCATCCGTAGGACGATTTTTGAGCTTGAAAAAGCTAAGGCAAGAGCTCATATTTTGGAGGGCTTAAAAATCGCTCTAGATCACATTGATGAAGTGATCAAAATCATTCGTGCAAGCAAAGATTCTGAAGAAGCTAAGAGTGCATTGATGGAGAGGTTTGGGCTATCTGAGTTGCAAAGCAAGGCAATTTTGGAAATGCGCCTACAGCGTCTTACGGGGCTTGAGAGGGATAAGATTGAGCAAGAATATGCAGAACTTTTGGCACAAATTGAATATCTTAACTCTATTCTTAGAAGTGAAGATAAGCTCAATGAAATCATCAAAGCAGAGCTCTTGGAGGTCAAAGAGAGATTTAGCTCTCCAAGAAAAACAGAACTTGAAGACGATTATGATGCGATTGATGTGGAAGATTTGATTCCCAATGAAAAAGTCGTTGTTACAATGAGCCATCGAGGATATGTTAAGCGTGTGCCCTTGAAAACCTATGAGAAGCAAAATCGTGGAGGCAAGGGGAAAATCAGTGGCAATACACATGATGATGACTTTATCGAATCATTCTTTGTAGCCAATGCGCACGATACGATTATGTTTGTAACAAATCGTGGACAGCTCTATTGGCTCAAGGTGTATAAAATCCCAGAAGCAGGAAGAACAGCGATTGGAAAAGCGGTGGTGAATCTCATTCAGATTCAGCAAGATGAAAAGATTATGGCCACAATCACAACGAGTGATTTTGATGAAAGCAAATCTCTTGTTTTCTTTACACGCAATGGAATTGTCAAAAGAACAAATCTAAGCGAATATAGCAATATTAGAAGCGTTGGGGTAAGGGCGATCAATCTTGATGAAGATGATGAGTTGGTTACAGCCAAGATTATTACTAGCGAGATTAAAGAGCTCTTTATTGCAACTTATGAGGGAATGTGTATTCGGTTTAATATCGAAGATGTGCGCGAAATTGGCCGTGTAGCTAGAGGGGTAACAGGGATTAGATTCAAAGATGAAAAAGATTATGTTGTGGGTGCTGTGACGATTGGAAGCGATGAAGATAAGCTTTTGACAGTGAGTGAAAAAGGAATTGGTAAGCAAACTACAGCTGCATCTTATCGCTTGCAAAGTCGCGGAGGAAAAGGTGTGATTGTGATGAAGCTCACACCAAAGACAGGAAAGCTTGTCAGTGTTGTAAATGTCAATGATGAAAAGATGGATTTGATGGTTCTTACAAGTAGCGGAAAAATGATCCGTGTAGATACTCAAGCGATCAGAGAAGCAGGACGCAATACAAGCGGAGTTAAAATCGTCAATGTTGCTGGTGAAAAAGTTGCCTATGCAAGCCAGTGTCCAAAAGAAGAGCAAGAAGAAGAGCTCCTTGATGATGGGGAAGAATAA
- a CDS encoding sigma-54-dependent transcriptional regulator, translated as MKIAVIEDDINLRKALEISLKDYEEFEVELFKGPKDALKKLDESFDLIVTDINMPQMDGLEFLTQLGGKYEAIVITANASVNNAIKAIRLGVKDFLTKPFEIEDLVEAIKKSKKIQEVTSKKLPKSQKSEKRDGFIASSPALEEAKSKALKVAPTQASVMLLGASGVGKEVFANFIHKNSPRASSPFVAINMAAIPEHLLESELFGYEKGAFTDASQAKKGLFEEADGGSIFLDEIGDMPLNLQAKLLRALQEREITRLGSAKPIKIDVRVICATNVQIQEKIANKEFREDLFFRLNTMPIAIPPLRERREEILPLAQWKLDEVCKQYDFPVKTFSSCAQKALMEYAWPGNIRELLSVIERAGILSEGQEVKEEDLCLQVRNEVFFGQKEGARVENLEKELIVEILAETDGDLQRASEMLGMSLEVLKSKKARYGI; from the coding sequence ATGAAAATTGCAGTGATAGAAGATGATATTAACTTAAGAAAGGCTCTTGAAATCTCGCTTAAAGATTATGAAGAGTTTGAGGTCGAACTCTTTAAGGGTCCAAAAGATGCGCTCAAAAAACTTGATGAGAGTTTTGATTTGATTGTGACAGATATTAATATGCCTCAAATGGATGGTTTGGAGTTTTTGACACAGCTTGGTGGAAAATATGAGGCGATTGTTATCACTGCCAATGCTTCTGTAAATAATGCAATCAAGGCAATTCGATTGGGTGTAAAGGACTTTTTGACAAAGCCGTTTGAAATTGAGGATTTGGTAGAGGCAATCAAAAAAAGCAAAAAGATTCAAGAGGTAACTTCCAAAAAACTTCCAAAATCTCAAAAAAGCGAAAAGAGGGACGGCTTCATCGCCTCTTCACCAGCCCTTGAAGAAGCTAAGAGCAAGGCTCTCAAGGTGGCTCCAACACAAGCAAGTGTCATGCTTTTGGGGGCAAGTGGAGTAGGAAAAGAAGTGTTTGCAAATTTTATTCATAAAAATTCCCCAAGAGCTTCCTCTCCATTTGTAGCTATCAATATGGCAGCTATTCCAGAACATCTTTTAGAATCAGAATTGTTTGGCTATGAAAAGGGAGCTTTTACAGATGCAAGTCAAGCAAAAAAAGGGCTTTTTGAAGAGGCTGATGGAGGTAGTATTTTTTTAGATGAGATTGGGGATATGCCTCTTAACTTACAAGCCAAGCTTTTGAGAGCCTTGCAGGAGAGAGAAATCACACGCTTGGGAAGTGCCAAGCCTATCAAGATCGATGTGCGTGTGATTTGTGCGACCAATGTGCAAATCCAAGAGAAGATTGCAAATAAAGAATTTAGAGAAGATTTATTTTTTCGTCTCAATACCATGCCTATTGCTATTCCTCCCCTAAGAGAAAGACGTGAAGAAATTTTGCCCTTGGCACAATGGAAGTTAGATGAGGTTTGCAAGCAATATGATTTTCCTGTAAAAACTTTTTCTTCTTGTGCTCAAAAGGCTTTGATGGAGTATGCTTGGCCAGGAAATATCAGAGAATTGCTCTCTGTGATTGAAAGGGCAGGGATTTTGAGTGAAGGTCAGGAAGTCAAAGAAGAAGATTTGTGTCTTCAAGTGCGTAATGAGGTCTTTTTTGGACAAAAAGAGGGTGCGCGTGTAGAAAATTTAGAAAAAGAATTGATTGTTGAAATTTTGGCAGAAACAGATGGAGATCTTCAGAGAGCAAGCGAGATGCTTGGAATGAGTTTGGAGGTCTTAAAAAGTAAAAAGGCAAGATATGGGATATAA
- a CDS encoding UbiA family prenyltransferase: MKVFFVFITFSFVASAVYIFNDVRDVEQDRLHPKKKNRPIASGEIKYRDAIIFAVLLLCIGGGEHF; encoded by the coding sequence TTGAAGGTTTTTTTCGTTTTTATTACCTTTTCTTTTGTCGCAAGTGCGGTTTATATTTTCAATGATGTAAGGGATGTAGAGCAAGATCGTCTGCACCCCAAAAAGAAGAATCGTCCCATTGCATCAGGAGAAATCAAATATCGTGATGCGATTATTTTTGCTGTGCTTTTGCTGTGTATTGGGGGGGGGGAACATTTTTAG
- a CDS encoding glycosyltransferase family 39 protein, giving the protein MIEKRYVDFVLFVVLFCVFSWFAFVAYDGLDIQFLAFTSGDELPQFKQLNHILNGFLNLDLEEMFRFEFYNYGYIYYLLNVLVTAPFNLYEKYEWAIYAPRLLNAFFTILNLWMVYKISNLYLSSRISLWIVIFCLCLPGFWEFGYVFKPDTFQAFFVLLSVYYLCLDSLKFKKKLLLGNSQFRYGNRGC; this is encoded by the coding sequence ATGATAGAAAAGCGTTATGTGGATTTTGTGCTATTTGTTGTATTGTTCTGTGTCTTTTCTTGGTTTGCATTTGTTGCTTATGATGGGCTAGATATTCAATTTCTTGCCTTTACATCTGGAGATGAATTGCCACAATTTAAACAACTTAATCATATTCTTAATGGGTTTTTAAATCTTGACTTAGAAGAGATGTTTCGATTTGAATTCTACAATTATGGGTATATCTATTATTTGCTCAATGTTTTGGTGACTGCCCCTTTTAATCTTTACGAAAAATATGAATGGGCAATTTATGCTCCAAGACTTTTGAATGCTTTTTTTACCATTCTCAATCTTTGGATGGTCTATAAGATTTCTAATCTTTATCTTTCTTCTCGCATTAGTCTATGGATTGTGATTTTTTGCTTGTGTTTGCCTGGATTTTGGGAATTTGGCTATGTTTTCAAGCCAGATACATTCCAAGCATTTTTTGTTTTGTTAAGTGTATATTATTTATGCCTAGATTCCTTAAAGTTTAAAAAAAAATTATTACTTGGGAATAGTCAGTTTAGGTATGGCAATAGGGGTTGCTAA
- a CDS encoding DMT family transporter, whose protein sequence is MKLIYIPIVLISVCLNAIAQILLKKGASSLNFDRGLYLLVECLKNFYLWSGFLCYGLSILIWIYVLSKMNVSLAYPFLSFGFVVSIFLANIFFGEPITFYKIFGITLICLGLVVLSLSRG, encoded by the coding sequence ATGAAATTGATCTATATTCCTATTGTTTTGATTTCTGTTTGCTTGAATGCAATTGCGCAGATTCTGTTAAAAAAGGGAGCATCTTCTTTGAATTTTGATCGTGGGCTTTATCTTCTTGTGGAGTGCTTGAAAAACTTTTATTTATGGTCAGGTTTTTTGTGCTATGGGCTTAGTATCTTGATTTGGATTTATGTATTGAGCAAAATGAATGTGAGCTTGGCTTATCCTTTTTTGAGCTTTGGGTTTGTTGTCTCTATTTTTCTTGCAAATATCTTTTTTGGAGAACCTATCACCTTTTATAAGATTTTTGGAATCACCCTTATTTGTTTGGGATTGGTTGTTTTGAGTTTAAGTAGGGGGTAG
- a CDS encoding NAD-dependent epimerase/dehydratase family protein, producing MRFVLVGGSGFVGQYAFRALRDAYPQCEILVLDKVNNFLGDAHPYIELDLTKDIDFQFRSTDIVIHLAARQYHPKPPKKDRDEYFFELNFYGTKRLIEKMAQDGCHRMIYFSTDMVYGIPKHIPLTESHPTHPFGPYGRSKLASEELLQQYWKEGFKITIFRPRMIVGKGRFGLLTKLFWLIDHHLPVPMIGNGKNCYQMVSVEDCATAIVCAIKSEIPNVCCNLGSKNPPSVKELLSDLIAYVGSRSILIPTWGDGIKVILKTLGAVGVELMFEEQYQIADQEYIVDLEGTYKSIGWSPRFSDEEMLRLAYAEYRS from the coding sequence ATGCGTTTTGTTCTTGTTGGTGGAAGTGGATTTGTCGGACAATATGCCTTTAGGGCTCTTAGAGATGCTTATCCACAATGTGAAATTTTGGTGCTTGATAAAGTCAATAATTTTCTTGGTGATGCTCATCCTTATATTGAACTTGATTTGACAAAGGATATTGATTTTCAATTTCGTTCTACTGATATTGTGATACATCTAGCAGCTCGACAATATCATCCAAAGCCTCCCAAAAAAGATCGCGATGAATATTTTTTTGAATTGAATTTTTATGGGACAAAAAGATTGATAGAGAAAATGGCACAAGATGGTTGCCATCGTATGATTTACTTCAGCACAGATATGGTGTATGGGATTCCAAAACATATCCCACTGACAGAATCCCATCCAACTCATCCTTTTGGTCCCTATGGGAGAAGCAAACTTGCATCAGAAGAATTGCTGCAACAGTATTGGAAAGAAGGGTTTAAGATCACAATTTTTAGGCCAAGGATGATCGTCGGAAAGGGAAGGTTTGGCTTATTGACAAAGTTGTTTTGGCTTATTGATCATCATTTGCCTGTCCCAATGATTGGGAATGGAAAAAATTGCTATCAAATGGTAAGTGTGGAAGATTGTGCCACTGCTATTGTTTGTGCTATCAAAAGCGAAATCCCCAATGTTTGCTGTAATTTGGGAAGCAAAAACCCTCCTTCTGTCAAAGAGCTTTTGTCAGATTTGATTGCATATGTTGGTTCTCGATCTATCTTGATTCCAACATGGGGAGATGGAATCAAAGTGATCTTAAAAACATTGGGTGCAGTAGGGGTGGAGCTGATGTTTGAAGAGCAATATCAGATTGCTGATCAAGAATATATTGTTGATCTTGAAGGAACTTATAAGAGCATAGGATGGTCCCCAAGATTTTCAGATGAGGAGATGTTGCGATTGGCTTATGCGGAATATCGATCATGA
- a CDS encoding HAD-IB family hydrolase, producing MNIAFFDFDGTITRQDSLFLFLKFLFGKKVFYWGMLKNLHYLCGYVLGIINNSRAKERLMRCFMAGINETELLEKCSDFVLVLEKICRDDAIKRIKWHQDRGDRVVVVSATFGCYLGEWCKARGLEYLCTELESIDGVLSGRFATPNCYGAQKVARIMQSYRLDSYKEIYAYGDSKGDQEMLQLASKGFYRLFNQ from the coding sequence ATGAATATTGCATTTTTTGATTTTGATGGGACAATCACGCGTCAAGATAGCCTTTTTTTGTTCCTTAAATTTTTATTTGGGAAGAAAGTATTTTATTGGGGGATGCTCAAAAACTTGCATTATCTGTGTGGATATGTTTTGGGAATCATCAATAATAGTAGAGCTAAAGAAAGACTAATGAGATGCTTTATGGCTGGTATCAATGAAACAGAACTCTTAGAAAAATGCAGTGATTTTGTTTTGGTTTTGGAAAAGATTTGCAGAGATGATGCAATCAAAAGAATCAAGTGGCATCAAGATAGAGGCGATCGTGTTGTTGTCGTGAGTGCAACTTTTGGATGTTATTTGGGAGAATGGTGCAAGGCAAGAGGATTGGAATATCTTTGCACGGAGCTTGAGAGTATTGATGGGGTTTTAAGTGGAAGATTCGCAACTCCTAATTGTTATGGAGCACAAAAGGTGGCAAGGATTATGCAGAGCTATCGCCTTGATTCGTATAAAGAGATCTATGCCTATGGGGATAGCAAGGGAGATCAAGAGATGCTTCAGCTGGCAAGCAAGGGATTTTATAGATTATTTAACCAATAA